One Bythopirellula goksoeyrii genomic window, GCGGGCAACTGTCTATCTTGCCCAGCTAGGACCGCAAGGCCTGCGCGAAACAGCAAGCCTCTGCTTGCAGAAGTCCCGCTATGCTGCAGAGCAACTTTGTCTGCTCGAACGATTTTCTTTGGCGTTTGACGAACCGACTTTCAAAGAATTCGTTATTCGCGATACGGAGAATCGTGTGGAAGAGTTATTGAATTTTGGACTCGACAAGGGATACTTGGCTGGCCTGCCGCTGGGAAGATGGTACCCAGAACTTGCGGACTGCTTCCTCGTCGCGGTAACAGAGAAACGAACGAAGGCGGAAATCGATGGATTAGTTACAACGCTCGCAAATGCATCTACGCTCACTTCGATACCAGCCACCGCATAGAAAAAGACACATGCGAAATAACCGCGATACTCAACTCTTGTGCGAACTCTCCAAACCAGGTCGCCGGGCCGCGAGACTGCCTGCCTGTGATGTGCCGGAGCGCGAGATCGCTGATTTGCTGCCCGCTGAATCAATTGCACCGAAGCCCCCTGCCCTGCCGGAGGTTACCGAGCCGCAAATCGTGCGGCATTTTGTGAACCTCTCGACGATGAATATGTCGGTCGATACGCATTTCTATCCGCTGGGAAGTTGCACGATGAAGTACAATCCCAAGCGAAATGAACGAGCGGCGGCGATGCCGGGGTTTGCCGACTTGCATCCCTGCCAACCGGAGCAGTCCATCCAAGGAATGCTCGCCTTGCTCTATGAGATGCAAGAATACTTCAAAGAGATTTCGGGGCTCGATGCTTGTAGTTTACAACCTGCGGCCGGTGCCCATGGTGAATTGACTGCCCTCTTGGTGGCTGCAGCTTATTTTCGAGACAACGGCGAAAAACGCACCAAAGTGCTCGTCCCCGACAATGCCCATGGGACCAACCCCGCAAGCGCCGCGATGGCGGGATACAAATCGATCACAGTAAAAACCACCTCGGACGGTTTCGTCGATATGGCCGATCTGGCTGCTAAGCTAGACGATGAAGTAGCCGTCATGATGATCACCAACCCCAGTACACTTGGGCTGTTCGAGCCCCACATGCGCGAGATCGCCGATCAGGTCCACGCACGCGGAGGCCTGATCTATCTCGACGGTGCCAACATGAACGCCATCCTGGGAATCACGCGCCCAGGAGATTGGGGTGCCGACATGCAGCACTACAACCCCCACAAAACATTCAGTGGCCCCCACGGTGGCGGCGGCCCCGGCGCCGGCCCGATCTGCGTCACTGACAAGCTTGCGCCGTACTTGCCGACGCCGATAGTCAGGAAAGGTGGGAGTGGAGGGTCGAGTGTTGAGAACCGGAAGGGAACCGGTAAACTCAATCCTTCACTCAACGCTCAACACTCAACACTCAACTCGCACTACTCTCTCGATTTCGACATGCCAAAAACTATTGGTCGCGTACGCTCCTTCTTTGGCAATGTCGGAGTCTTGGTGCGGGCCTACGCCTATATTCGCACACATGGTCCGGATGGCTTGCGCGCAGTTTCTGAGAATGCGGTCCTCAACGCCAATTATTTACTCAGTCGTGTAAAACACATCTTGCCGGTTCCCCAGGGGAATCGCTGCATGCACGAATTTGTCGCTTCTGCCAACACGCTGAAAAAAGAAAAAGGGATCACGGCGATGGACATCGCCAAACGACTCTTGGACTACGGCTTCCATGCTCCGACAGTGTACTTTCCGTTAACTGTTCCCGAGGCGATGATGTGCGAACCAACTGAGTCAGAAAGCAAAGAATCCCTCGATGCTTTCGCCGAGGTACTGTTCCGGATCACGGAGGAAGATGCTGATTTGCTGCATGACGCACCGCACACCACTTCTGTGAGTCGACCCGATGAGGTCCGTGCAGCCCGCCAACCGGTGCTGACCTGGGCGGCACTGGTTGAGGCCAACTGAGTCATCTTGTGAGTGATGCACATCCTGGTCAGTTGATCTTGGACCCCCCCGGCGACGGTGCCTGGAACATGGCCGTGGATGAGGCGCTACTGCACCTCGCCGCTGAGGAGGGAATTGCCACTTTACGATTCTACCAGTGGCAAGAACCAACGCTCTCGCTGGGTTACTTTCAACAGTTCTCCGACCGCCACCAGCATCCTGCAAGTCTCTCAGCAACCGTGGTGCGCAGGCAAAGTGGCGGGGGAGCAATTCTGCATGACCAGGAATTGACCTACAGCATTTCACTTCCTGCGACGCATCCCTTCGCCAAGAACGCTCAATCTCTGTACGACTCCGTTCATACGATATTGGTATCCATTTTGAAGAGGCATCTATCAAACGCGAGTCAAATTCGCCTATGGGAGAAGGCAATAACTCTCGGCGAGGACGAGCCCTTTCTTTGTTTCCAACGCCGCGCATTGGGAGATATCGTTCTCGACACTTCACTAGCGACTTCCCAACAGGTGGCAACGCACAAAATCGTCGGCTCTGCGCAGCGCCGCAACCGGGGAGCTGTCCTGCAGCATGGCAGCATCTTGCTCGATAATTCGCCGCACAGTCCCGAGCTTCCTGGCGTCAACGATCTCTGCGGATCCACTCTCTCGGCAATCGGGCTTACGGAAGAATTGCGGGATATATTGCCTCCAGCCTTGGCTCTAAGTTGTTTGCACGTCGAAATTAACCGAAAAGTACACACCTTGGCGGAGCGATGGTATAATGAGAAATACGGAAGGGCACAGTGGACGACAAGACGTTAAGCGCGCGTTGCCCACTATGCCGATGATGTTTTTGTCGACTCTTGGTAAGAAGCATACTTCTTTTCCAATGAGAAGCTTAAGTAGCCTCACCCCTCTTGCGAGGGGTTATCCAAGAGTTGGCATGGATTAAAATTCCCTGAGTCATCAGATCATTATTCATAGAATATTTCATATTGGTCTCATGACTTGCTCGTGATATCCTGCGTTTATTAAGGGGTCCTGGGGGGGAGTTACCTTATTCGCGCGTTTTGCTGCTTTGGTATGCGAAATGCGGAGGATCAAGGTGTCTTCGTTCCAGCCCTCGATGGTTTGCTCTGAGGTAGAGATTGCCACGGCTTTCTCTTCACTTGAGCGACAGACTTTTTACTTCGGGCTTTGCCACTTTAGGTGGCCACGGACAGGTGGGGCAATGGACGTTATTCTCAAAGTTATGAAAGGCGCTAAGGCCGGCGCTAAGATTGCCGTCAAGAAGGATGAATTCTTGATCGGTCGTAGCCCCGAGTGCAATCTCTGCTCGGGGAGCACTTCGATTAGCCGCAAACACTGCGCGATCCGGCGCAGTGGTACCAAAGTTACAATCAAAGACATGGGCAGCCGCAATGGGACGCTAGTCAACGGTACAAAAATCACTGAAGAAGTAGAACTGTCCTCCGGTGATACACTTAACATTGGCAATCTTGAATTCTTGGTAACGCTTACCTCTGGCATTAACAACGAAAAGAAACCTCAAGTAAAATCTGTTGCAGAAGCGGCCCAACGAACTGCTACCAAGGCAAGTGGAAGTGATATCGGGGACGACGATATTTCGAAGTGGCTGTTAGAGTCCTCCGATGCCAATGATGGAGTCCTCAGCGAAGAGGCAACCGAAACTCAAACAATTCGACTCGACGACACGAAGGCGAGCGAATTGCGAGATGCTATCAAAGAGATGCGTGCGGAATCTGGTGATGTGATTGATCCTGCTCCAGAGCCAGAAGACCCCGCCTCAGAATCATCCAAAGGTGACGACAAAGGCTCAAAAAAGAAACAAAAACCCGGCAAGCTTCCCCCAATCGATAAGAAAGCTGGTTCCAAGAATAGCGTTGAGGCGGCGGCCGATGCCCTCCGCTCCTGGAGCCGTCGTCGCTAAGTGGTTTCGTCTTTCCATCCTAGCCTTTGGCGGAACCCAATGGTTGAAATCCAAGAACCGTGGGCTTCCGCCGACGGATATTTAAAAGATACCGTGCCTTCCAAAATCCCTTCAATTTTCCACCTGCTATGAAATCTCGCCTCCCCCAAGCTCCTAAGTCAAAAGCTTCGCTCCTTGGCCTGGCCTTCGATGCCGAAGATGATCAGAAGCGAATCACCCGTGGACCCAACTTCTTTCTGGCAGGGGGTTCACAAGACACGCATGGCCGGATGCAAGAAACGGCCATCAAGATTAACGAGCATTTGACTCGCCAAGGAAAAGAAATGGCGGACATTTCGGTCCACGAATTGCGCGATATTGTCAGCGAGATCCACAAATAGAAATTGCGGCTCGCTCGCCACCAGCGCAGACTGGTGACGAGCGAATCCACGTTTTGAATCAGACTGTCTCCATCTCGAATTCTTCTTCAGCAGCAGCTTCATCGGCGGAGACTTCAGCATCTTCCTCAGTCTCAGGACGCACTACGGCCAACTCGGCTGGAGAAAGCTTCACATAGCCCAGGCTTCGAATTACTTCGAGTACTTCGCTGCAAGTCGGAAACATCCGGCCATTCTTGCGCTTGTATTCGTCTAAGGCACTCATGAAGGTGACTTCTTCATCTGAGTAGTCTCGCTCGCATGTGGTCGGGTCGATCTGGCGACGTCGTTGTACTTTGGTCCGACGCTCCAGCTGTGGTGCCGTGCTAGCATCTTCGCAGTTATCTGCCTTGCGACGATCGATCGTTACTTCCTGATCACCGGCTTCTCTCTCGGCATCGATTGCCTTGGGTGACTTGGACTTAGCAGTGCGGCTCTTGGGGGAGGTCTTCGCTTGCTTGGAACTCGATGACTTCTTCGAGGTTTGGCTTGTTTTTGTCGGCATGGGGGAGGTGCTCCTTGTTAGGTAGCCCTGTGGCAGGGCAGGTCACTAAGGGGAAGGGGACGCTAGCAATCATCGGAATGCCGACTGGGCAAAATAGAACAACCACGGAAAATAACCGATTTCCGTAAAGATGACGCTTAGTACGGATATTCCGGCTTGGGGAAACCTTCCGGCCATGACAGCACCATGTGGGAATCTTTCCGTCACAACTGTCAGGATTTGTCTTTTGGGTTGCGTAGACCTGCAGAGACTGCTATTTTTCCGCCCCGTTGAAAGAGTCTCCTGACCAGACAGTCCATCTCATGCTCGAGAGGAACGCGCGACAGTGCGGCACCTATCATGCACCAAACACTCCCTACCTGCTGCTTGCTCATCGTTCCGCTCACGCTGTTGGCCGGCTGTAACAACATGAATTCGCAAGCGCTCAATTCCGAGGGAGTGCGCCTCTACCAGAATGGCAACTACCAACAAGCCGCCAGCCAGTTTCAGCGAGCGATCGCTACCAATCCGCAGTCGGCCAGTGGGTACTACAACCTCGCATCAGCGCTGCATAAGACAGGGAAACTCCAGAACAATCCTCAAGACTTAAAACAAGCTGAGCAATTGTACAATCAATGCCTCGACTACGATCCGAACTATACGGAGTGTTATCGTGGGCTAGCCGTGCTGCTCGCGGAAACGGGTCGGCAAGACGCGTCTTATCGACTCCTGGAAGGCTGGGCGGAGCGGAATCCGCACCTGGCTGACCCTCGCATTGAACTGGCTCGCATGTACGAAGAAAACAACAACCTACCGCAAGCATCAGCGAAGCTGGAAGAAGCAATCACCGTCGATCCCTACAATAGCCGGGCACTCACTGCCTTGGGGCGCTTACGTGAATCCTCGGGAGACACTCAACAGGCTTTGGCAAACTACCAACGCTCATTGTCTCTCAACCATTATCAACCTGCCATCGAAGCCCGTGTCGCTTCGTTGCAAGCTACTCAGGCTGGGGGAGCACCGGTCGTAACGCCTCCCAATGGCACACGTACCGTACAGCAGCCACCGCCGAACACACGGTACTAGCCGATTACTAAGTGCGAACGGGCCGCGTTACACTTAAATGCCGCTGCCAAGTCTCGCCCCCATTCTCGGGGAAATCGCTCCGCAGATGTACCCCTCGGGATTCTTCACGTTCGAGTGCCAACTGAATCATAACCCGAGAGACCAAGAGCATGTTCTGTAGTTCCCAACCTGTCGGGTCGGAGAACTGACGGCTTAAAGCATACTGGCACCAGCCGTCGATGGTCTTCCCGGCGTTTTGCAGATCTCCTCCATCGCGAAGGACTCCTGCGGATCGCCACATCAGGCTCTTAAGCGAGTTGCGGATATCAGCGAGGTCCAGTGGTTCGCCACTTGGCTCACTCTCGGGGTTGCCCAGCGGAATCGCTTGGAAGTTGTCGGGGACCTCCAGCGCGGCTGCAGAAGCAGACTCGCCGGCGTGGGCTCCGTAGACCAAACCTTCGAGTAAGCTATTCGAAGCCAAACGGTTGGCACCATGCAGGCCACTGCTAGTGACTTCCCCAGCAGCCCACAGTCCTGGCAAAGTAGTTGCCCCTTGCTGATCGACCGACAAGCCACCAATCATGTAGTGAGCTCCGGGCCGCACGGGAATACGGTCCTGAGTGACATCGATCCCAAATTCGGCGCAACTTCTGGTGATCCCTGGAAACCGACTCCGCACATGTGCAGAATCAAGTACTGTGAGATCGAGATAAGCACACGGATGGTGCGTCTTATGCATGCGGTCCACGATGGCTTGACTTACCACATCGCGCGGGGCCAATTCTCCTCTCTCATCGTAGCTCGGCATAAACCGCTCGCCATTGGCATCGACCAGTATGGCGCCCTCGCCTCGCACTGCTTCAGTGATTAGCGTGCGACTGCTCCCTGCAATGTAGAGCACCGTGGGATGAAATTGCATAAACTCCATATCGCGGAGCTCCGCCCCGGCACGAAAGGCAATCGCATGGCCATCCCCTGTGGCTACGGGCGGGTTGGTCGTCTCACGATAGATTTGACCGACGCCTCCTGTGCAGAGAATCGTTTGTTTCGCCCACACAAAAGTGCGGCCATGGTTTTGATGCCACACCAATGCCCCGCGACACTGTCCCTCATGGGTCAACAAGTCGATCGTAAACGTGTCCTGCCACATCTGGGCACCAAGCTCTTCGCGGGCCCGCTGAATCATGGCCCGCATGATTTCTTTGCCTGTCGCATCCCCCAAGGCATGTACGATGCGATGATGGCTGTGCCCTCCCTCACGGCCAAGCAAAAGCTCGCCATCCGATTCTTGATCGAACACGGTACCCCACTCGATTAACTGTCGAATGTGTGCAGGAGCCTCACGGATAACCATCTCCACAACCTCTCGATTACAGAGGTCGGCACCCGCAATCAGTGTATCGGTTATGTGGTCTTCAAACCGATCCTCCGGAGCGAGCACCCCAGCTATTCCACCCTGGGCATACGCCGAGTTGGATTCATTCCAACGATCCTTTGTTACCACCAACGCCGACAACCGAGGATCGATCGCCATCGTCGCCCGCAGGCCAGCGATCCCCCCGCCAATGACGAGTACATCAACAAAGTGATGCGGAATCCGTTTGGGATCGAATGAGACGAGGTAACGGGGGATGGACGAGTTCATGCAAGCATTGTGGGGCAAATCGGGAACAATTACCAGCCACCGCTACAACACTCAATCCTTCTCCCCAGATGTCGCCGTTCCTTTGATGTATGCCCGTACTTGGTCGGCATATTCAATTGGCGTTTGCCCACGATAGGAATCCTTCAACTCACGAAGCTTGTCCTGAATGGCTTGCGACTGGTATCCTCGATGTCCGGGGCGTAAGCCGAGGCTGAGGAGGGCATCGTTAAGCTTCTGCTGGGCCTCATCCCCTTCGGGGCCTTCCTGTTCAGCGGCATTTATGAGTCCCTTCCACCGATCGACAAATTTCTTCAAGTCCTCTTTACTCCAGCCAAGTTTGTCTAGCAATTCCTGATCGACATTGTCTTTGCCGAGTTGATCTTCCAATCGGTCGAGTACCAAGTCACTTTGCTGGCGAGCGAACTCCAAATTTGCTTCGTCCCCGGGTTGAAGTTCACCAGCAGGTGGAGGCGAACTCGATCCCCCCGTTCCCCCACCGGGTGGCTGTTGGCCTGCCGTATTCGACGGGTTGGCTTGGTCTGACATTTCCGGTTTGCCTTCGCTGCCCGAAGCCTCGTTGCCGGGATCTTGAGACTCTTCACCGGCGGCAGTTTGTCCCTCTTCGCCACCCGGCTCGCTGCCGCTAGCCTCGGCTGACTCTTTGCTGCCCTCACCCGATTGGTCTTCAGCAGACTCGCCGGTGGGTTTGTCGGAAGCACCGTCGGTTCCGGGTCGGGCGGAATCCTCGCCAGCACCTGGCTCAGCTGCCTGTCCAGCACCATCGTCGGCAGCCGTATTCTCGCCTGCCGCGCCGGTTCCTTCAGAGTCTGCCTGCTGACCAGCGCCTTCTTGACCGCCACCTGAGCGATCTCCCCCCTGCCCTCCTTGGGAATCGGATTCTTTGTTGCCACGTCCTTGGCCGGGGGCTTCTTGATCGTTTTCTTGCGGATCCTGAGAGTCTTCGCCAGGTTTGTCGTTTGGTTTCTTTTCAATTGCATCTGGGGAACCTTGTTCCTCGCCGGGGTTTTCACCCGCCCCAGGATCGCCTTGCTCGCCAGACATTTCTCCGGTCGGAGCCTCTTGTTCTTTGTCGGACTGCTGGGTCTCCATTGGCTGCTCGCTTTGTTCCTCGCCAGCGGGATCCCCGTCCGCCCCTGCGCCCTGCGACTCGCGATCTTGCTCCGCGCCCTCAGATCCAGACTCCCCTTGCTGGGAATCAGATTCCTCCGCATCCGCGGAGTCCGAAGCATCACCAGTTTGATCAGAGTCAGGCGTCCCTTCGCTACCTTCTCCGCCAGGCTGAGTTTCGGCCTCTCCTTCCTGCCCCTCCTGGGACTCACCTTCCTGCGGCTGTCCCCCTTGTTGATCCTGAGAGTTCGCGTCCTCCTCGGCAAAGTGATCAGAAATCCTATCAAAGGCCTCGCCGTCGTCATCTCCCTCGGCAGAGACATCTCCCGGCTGTTGCTGTTCGCTCTGCTCTGAATTCTCGCCGCCGCCACCCTCCTGGTTTTCCTGCTGATCTCCAGACCCCCCTTCTGACTCTTGATTTTCTCCGCCTCCTCCTTCACCACCTAATTGCTGTTCACCTTGGCCTTCGCCTCCTTCACCCTCTGCGCCTTCTCCACCCTCACCTTGCTCGCCTTCTTCACCAGATTCACCTCCAGCACCGCTTGCCTCACCCTGTTCGTCGCCACTCTCACCTCCTTCGCCCTGTTCACCCTCTCCACCTCCTTGACCTTGTTCTTGGCCCTCACCGTTTTGGTTCTGTTGATCGAACTGCGGTGGACCGACGACCCGGATTTTTAGCCGCTCTGTCTCGGCAACATTCGCCTGCGGGCGACGATTGTCCGATGCTGTAGCCCAGTATTCCATAATGTCGCCCGGCTTGAGTTCCAACTCTTCAGGTGTTGCCGTGAAGCTGCCGACAAAGCGTCCTTCATGGTCTGCTTGGAGCAACCCATGATCGAGCATCTTTTTTCCCTCTAATTGGCCCAGGAGTGACACCTTGCTTAGAAGGAAATCTGGATCACGTGCCTCGATCTCGACAGTGAACTGCTGATTCACTGGCACGTCGAGCTGTTCGACTAATTGGCCCTCCTCGTCACGCGGTGCAAGGATTTGAATCTCGGGAGCGTAGTCAGGTGTGACGTCGATTTCGTACTTCGGCGGCAGGTTGTTCGTGCGGCCACTCTCGGTCTTGTAGCGGAGCACATAGCTCTCGTATTTTGGCGTCCGGCGATCTTCCTTGAGTTCCAAAGTGAAATCGGCACTGGCTTTCTCGCCTTGGGACTTCATCGTCAGGTCATGTCGCCCATCAGCTGCGAAATCGACGTGGGCACTGGCGATCTCCTGATTTGCCTGGGCATGAAGAATGACCTTCGTTCCTTCCAGTGCGTGGATGTCACCTGTTCCCTCAACTTCGCGCGACGCAAGTCCCGTGTAGGCAGGAAACTCATAACGAATCCGTTCAACCACAATCGTTGGACGTGCAAAAACCGTCGCCCGATACTTGGACGACCGCGCATCACCTGCCGTGATCCAGTAATCCAAATCTTGCTGCACTCCCCCACCATCGCCGCTGGAGAAACGGTCTGGTATTTTCCCTTCGTAGCGCAAACCACCGGCGGCTGGAGACATCGCAATCACCCGGTCCTCCGCCTGACCATCGAGAGTCGAGTAATGCACTTCGACCGGTTCGTCTTCGTTGAGTCCCAGCACCTCTGCAGAGATCGGCAACGGTTCCCCCCGAGCGAGCGAAGTCTCTCCAGGAGTAACGTCCAAAATCTCCACACGGCTGGGCACCGCGATTTCCGACCATGGCATCAGTACTCGCGATATTGAGGTCGTCAGATTCTTCGGCGAAAGCACACGATACAAAGCACACAGTGCCACCACCGCTACCAGCACGTAACCAAGTCGCAACAGGACCGAACGGTCGACAACTGTATCCATCGACACCTCCGACAATCGCTGAGCCGCCTGGTGTTCAATGGCTTGATAGACTTTTTGTGAGAGTTGTCGCCGGTGCGTGCGGAGCAACAGGAAATTGAGCAAACTGTTTTTCAGCGAGGGAGTATTTCTCTCGATGAGCTGCGCCGCATAAGCAGGGTTGATCGACCGCGACATCAGCGGCCAAAAAGCTCGCCAACTGTACCACCCCACGCCCACCAAAAGCAGGCCGAGCAACACTAGGCGTGCGGTGCCACTCCACCCCCCGGGGATCACCCACTGATCGAGCACCGCGGCGGTCAACAAAAAGGCCAACACGCCGATGACCAGCGTGATAATACCCGCCATCAGGTCGAGCAGTTTGAGCGAGCGGAGAGTACGTCGAATCTGCTCATCTACTAACCGTTCTTCAGCCCGACTCGCAGAGGACGGCGTAGATTCGGTAACACTGGCCATGGCAGTTGGTGATTCTCAAGTTCCTTGGAAAGCAAGCGGGGACTTATTTCATTATAGGGTCCCCGCTCCAGAAATAAGGCCGCTGTCCTGAGATTTTGAAGATACGAAGCCCGGAGGACGTGGTCCTCCGGCTTGGGGGAGCATCGCTTCCCCCCTAGCCGGACCCGCCACGCGGTCCGGGAAAAACGGCATTTCGCCAAAAAACACTTGCACTACAATATGCACATGGGTACAGTACTGGCTTATTGAGTATCTCTCCCCATTTACCTCAGGAAACCCAAAGCCATGCCGTGCTTCCTTTTCACTTGCCACGCACATGGCTCTTGGATGCCCGATCGCGAGCAAGGTTATGTCAAACGGGGCAAGGGCATCTTGCCAACTGATCTACACATGAATCGACTCTATACCGAGTCCATAGTAGAAACCTTTGTGTTGTTCGACAGCAATATGCAAATCGCTTTGATTGAAAGCCTGCTCGAGTCCGCACCGAAACAGAAATTCGAGCTCTACGCGGTTGCGACCGATAGAACTCATGTTCACGCCTTGTTGAGTTGGTGTGACCAACGAAAGGGGACAAAGTTACGCGGTCTAGTGAAAGGTTCCCTGTCTCGCTATCTCAACAAGAAGTCGGAACGTCGCACCTGGCTTGCCGAAAAAGGGAGTTGTAAGCAAGTAAAGCATCGAGGGCATTTCGATCACCTCAAAGTGATTTACTTGCCGATGCATCGAGGGTGGAAGTGGGATCGCGAAAGAGGATTTTATCGTTGAGCAACGCTTGCTGCTAATTCCCGGTGGGCAGTGGCCCTCCGGCTATGGTTTCTAATCTCTTCCCTAGCCGGACCGCCACGCGGTCCGGGACCAACCCAGGAGTGCGAGACATCTCGGCTAGGGCCTCCGGCAATGCAACAGCAAGGTCCCACCGAGCAACAGCAACACTACCGAACTCGGTTCGGGGATCGACCACAACGCGATGCCACTACGGCCGTCGGCAAGATTAAAGGTGTAAGCAACTTGGCCGTGATTGTTAAATCCCTTTTGTGCAAAGCCGACTTGCCTGATAGTACTTCCAAGAAATTCATCATCCACCTGGGCAAGGGGAATGAGGCCCAGCGAATCGTCATAAAAAAAGATGCCTCTACCGAAAGAACTGTAAGAGGCATAAAAAACCATTTGCCCCGCTTCATTGATGGCAGGATCGGTGAACGACAAGAAGTTGCCCGTACCCTTTGGTACGGGCTGCCCTTCGCGTGCTATTTGAACCAGCGAAGCACCATCGCTGCGGAAGATGCCACTATCGTCGGAGAGACCTCCTGTGGTGTCGTTGAGATCGGAATGAAATGCCACCTGCCCCATGTTGTTGAGAGAGGGGAACTGGAAATCGGAAAAGATACCGTTTCCGTTGGGAGCCGATTCTCCCTCACGAACCATCTGGACAATCGTCGATCCATCGCCCAAAAAAATTCCGCGGTCGTCTATTGTCCCTCCACTGGTGCTATCGAGGAAACTGAGAAAAGCCACTTGCCCGGCGTCATTGATTGCGGGAGGTGCGATACTGGAACTGAACAACAAAAAAGTTCCATTGCCATCGGGGGCGTTCTGCCCCTTGCGCGCAATTTCTGTGAGTGACTGGCTATCACTTCGAAAGATACCACTATCGTCACTGTCACCACCGCTCGTGCCTGTGAGCAATCCGACAAAAGCTGACTGACCCGCGTTGTTGAGAGTTGTGTCACTGGGCGAAGCATTGCCGGCGATACGGGAAA contains:
- a CDS encoding transposase is translated as MPCFLFTCHAHGSWMPDREQGYVKRGKGILPTDLHMNRLYTESIVETFVLFDSNMQIALIESLLESAPKQKFELYAVATDRTHVHALLSWCDQRKGTKLRGLVKGSLSRYLNKKSERRTWLAEKGSCKQVKHRGHFDHLKVIYLPMHRGWKWDRERGFYR
- a CDS encoding DUF7453 family protein, which gives rise to MNRSSWNLVHLLTSSAMLIGLVISPALAGVKVIVVTGDPAPDGNGVFSVGRAGGFSSVVLNNAEQVAFTALLAGTSGGGADDTGIYYGNGTTLTKIVREGQTVPGGSNTLSSFANPLFSAFSFNDAGQVAFNSSVAVHTPDPGTHRAVFMGDGTALTQIVRTGQTTPDGNNVYQNLGDPALNDSGQVAFLSDLDGLGSGIYGHMGSMLSQVVRDGEMVPDGNGTFSRIAGNASPSDTTLNNAGQSAFVGLLTGTSGGDSDDSGIFRSDSQSLTEIARKGQNAPDGNGTFLLFSSSIAPPAINDAGQVAFLSFLDSTSGGTIDDRGIFLGDGSTIVQMVREGESAPNGNGIFSDFQFPSLNNMGQVAFHSDLNDTTGGLSDDSGIFRSDGASLVQIAREGQPVPKGTGNFLSFTDPAINEAGQMVFYASYSSFGRGIFFYDDSLGLIPLAQVDDEFLGSTIRQVGFAQKGFNNHGQVAYTFNLADGRSGIALWSIPEPSSVVLLLLGGTLLLHCRRP